The Vreelandella piezotolerans genomic interval AAGCTTTCTCGGCTGACAGATTATGCCGCTGTGGTGATGGCACAAATTGCCCGTCATCCCCAGGCGTCGCATGCGGCGGCTGACTTAGCAGACGCGGTACAGCTACCCCATCCCACCGTGAGTAAAACCCTTAAAATGCTGGTGAAAGCAGGACTCTTGGAGTCGCAGCGTGGGGTTCAAGGTGGTTATCGCCTAGCGCGGCCAGCGTCGCACATCACGGCGGCTGACATTATCAGTGCCATTGAAGGCCCCGTCGCGATGACCGAGTGCAGCCAAGCCGAAGGTGAGTGCGACTTGGTGGCCACCTGCGGTGTGGCCGACAACTGGCAGCGAGTATCGCTGGCCATTCGCACGTTACTCGAAAGTGTGACGTTGGCGCACTTGGCCGACACGACACCTATCAAACTGCCCGTACAGTTACCGATCCAAAGCATTAGCCTATCGGCGGCATCCGCATAAGCCGCTAGGTCTATCACCCTATTGACGGCGAGCTGACCTCGCCACCCAACTGCCCGGAGGGTATCACCATGGCAAGCGAAGAAATGGAACAGTTGGTTCGTCGCGAGTACAAAGATGGTTTTGTAACCGATATCGAAAGCGACACACTGCCACCTGGCCTTGATGAAAACACCATTGCCTTCATTTCCAAGAAGAAAGGCGAGCCCGAGTGGATGTTGGAGTGGCGTCTGGATGCGTATCGTCAGTGGTTGAAGATGGAAGAGCCATCCTGGGCGCACCTCGACTATCCGCCCATCGATTATCAAGAGATCTCCTATTTCAGCGCGCCCAAGCGCCCAGAAGATCGTCCCCAAAGCCTCGACGAGGTAGACCCTAAACTGCTGGAAACCTACGAGAAACTGGGTATTCCGCTGCACGAGCGTGCCGCCCTGGCAGGGGTTGCCGTCGATGCGGTCTTCGACTCCGTCTCGGTTGCGACGACCTTCAAAAAAGAGCTGGCGGAAGCGGGCGTGATTTTCTGCTCCATTTCCGAAGCGATTCGTGACTACCCGGATTTGATCAAGCAGTACCTGGGTACGGTAGTGCCCGTGGCTGATAACTATTTTGCTGCGCTAAACTCCGCCGTGTTCACTGATGGCTCGTTCGTGTTCGTGCCAAAAGGCGTGAAGTGCCCGATGGAGCTGTCTACCTACTTCCGTATTAACGCGGCCAATACGGGCCAGTTCGAGCGCACGCTGATCATCTGCGAGGATCGTGCCGAGGTCTCCTACCTGGAAGGCTGCACCGCACCCATGCGCGATGAAAACCAGTTGCACGCTGCCGTGGTCGAACTGGTTGCATTGGACGATGCCTACATCAAGTACTCCACCGTACAGAACTGGTATCCCGGTGACGAAGAGGGTAAGGGCGGCATCTATAACTTCGTGACCAAGCGCGGAGACTGCCGTGGTGAGCGTTCCCGCATCAGCTGGACACAGGTCGAAACCGGCTCGGCGATCACCTGGAAGTATCCTTCTTGCGTACTGCGTGGCAAAGACAGCATCGGCGAGTTCTACTCCGTTGCCGTTACCAATGGCCGCCAGCAGGCGGATACCGGCACCAAGATGATTCACATTGGTGAGGGTACTCGCTCCTACATCGTCGCCAAAGGCATTTCGGCGGGTAAGAGCGACCAGTCCTACCGTGGTCTCGTCAAGATCGGGCCGCGTGCCAAGGGTGCGCGTAACTTTACCCAGTGCGATTCACTGCTGATCGGCGACAAGTGCGGGGCACACACCTTTCCGTATCAAGAAATCGGTAACAGCACGGCGACCATCGAGCACGAAGCAACGACCTCCAAGATCGGTGAAGATCAGCTCTTCTACTGCCAGAGCCGTGGTATCTCCGAAGAGGACGCGGTCAGCATGATCGTTAACGGTTTCTGTAAAGACGTTTTCCAGGAACTGCCGATGGAATTCGCAGTTGAGGCGGAAGCACTGCTAAATGTCACTCTGGAAGGCGCGGTGGGCTGACCGCACCGGCACCCAACTCATTTTAAGGGCGTCGCGCTCGCGACCCGCAAGCATTTAAAAGGCGATCACTATGTTGCAAGTTAATGATTTACACGTCACCGTCGAAGGTAAAGAGATTCTGAAAGGCTTGACGCTCACCATCAATGCCGGTGAAGTTCACGCCATCATGGGCCCTAACGGCGCGGGTAAATCCACGTTGTCAGCAGTTATTGCTGGTAAAGATGGCTACGAGGTGACCCAAGGCAGCATTACGTTCGAAGGTCAGGACGTACTGGAGATGGAAATCGAAGAGCGCGCCCAAGCGGGTCTGCTGCTGGGTTTCCAATACCCGGTCGAAATTCCGGGCGTGAAGAACATCTACCTGCTGAAGTCCGCGCTGAACGCTCAGCGGGCTGCGCGCGGTGAAGGTGAAATGCCTGCCCCCGAATTCATGAAGCTGGTGAAAGAGAAGCTTGGCTTCATGAAAATGGACGCCAGCTTTCTGCAGCGTGCGGTGAACGAAGGCTTTTCCGGCGGTGAGAAAAAGCGCAATGAAATCCTGCAGATGCTGGTGCTTCAGCCAAAGCTGGCCATGCTCGACGAAATCGACTCTGGCCTCGACATCGACGCCATGAAAGTCGTCGCTGACGGCGTGAACAGCCTGCGTGCCGAAGAGCGTGCCATTCTATTGGTCACCCACTATCAGCGCCTGCTGGACTACATCGTACCGGACAAAGTCCACGTTCTGGTCGACGGCCGCATCGTGAAAACCGGCGATGCCGAGCTTGCCAAAGAGCTAGAGGCCAACGGTTACGAAGGCATTGAGGAGTCCGTGGCATGAGCGATACCCAAACCTTTCTGGACACGCTAGCGGCGCGCAGTCAGCAGCGCGCTGGAGAGCCTACCTGGATCGCTGCTCGCCGTCAGGCGGGCGCGGCTCGCTTCGAAGCAATGGGCTTCCCGACCCGCCGCGATGAAGAGTGGAAATACACCGATGTTCGCGCCATCGCCCAGGGCAACTTTGCCTTGGCAGAGAACGCCGAGTTCTCTCAGGCCCAGGCGGCTGCCCTCACGCTGCCCCTGGATGCTTACCGGCTGACGTTCGTGGACGGTGTGTTTTCGGCAGCGCTATCGGACCTCGATGCGCTTCGCGACAGCGTTCAGGTCATGCCGCTCTCCAAAGCGCTGACGGATAACCATGAAGCCGTTGGAGGGCCGTTGGGTCGTTTGACCGGTGTCGACTTCTCGAGCTTTGCTGCGCTGAACACGGCCTTTATGGAAGAGGGCGCTGTAGTGCGTATCGCCCCCGGCACCGTAGTCGAAAAGCCCATTTTGCTACAGTTCCTTTCCCGCGCGGGCACGCCGGTGATGAGCCATCCACGCATTCTGGTGGAAGCCGCTGGGCGTAGCGAAGCGACACTGATCGAGCACTACGTAGGCGAGGCGGATGCCACCAACTTCACCAACGTGGTGGCTGAGTTGATGCTGGATCGTGGGGCGATTTTGAACCACTACAAGCTGCAGGAGGCGCCGCTCGGCGATCTGCATGTGGCGAGCATCCACGTAGAGCAGAATCGTGACAGCCGCTACACCTCGCACAACTTGAATCTGGGTGGCGCGCTGGTGCGTAACGACCTGATCAGCGATTTGAATGGGCAGGGCGCTGAGACGAACTTCTACGGCCTGTTCTTTGGCCAGGGGCGTCAGCACGTGGACAACCACACCAAGGTCAACCACAACGCCCCGCTGACGTTCTCGAACGAAAACTACAAAGGCATTCTGGATGACCGCGCTCACGGCGTCTTCAACGGTAAGGTCTACGTGAAGCGCGACAGCCAGAAGATCGAAGGTTTCCAGAGCAACCAGAACCTGCTGCTATCGGATCGCGCGCAAATCGACGCAAAACCCGAGCTCGAAATCTATGCCGACGACGTGAAGTGCTCCCACGGTACCACTACCGGTCAGTTGGACGAGGACGCGATCTACGCACTGCGTACCCGCGGTATCGACGAAGCCACCGCCCGTGGCCTTCTGACACTGGCGTTTGCTGGGGAAGTGCTGGAGCAAGTGGCACTGGATGCCGTCGCTGAGCGCGTCGAGTTGGCGGTGGCGGGTAAATTGCCGGAGCGTTTCAACCTGGCCGGACTGGTCGAAGCGGCGGCTGCGCTCAACGATTAATCAAGGAGTCATCGATGCCCCATAGCGTGATTGAGAAGCCCATGGCGGGCAGCACTGCGGCGTATGACGTTGAGGCACTGCGTGGCGACTTTCCGATTTTAAATCGTGAAGTGCACGGTAAACCACTCGTCTATTTGGATAACGCGGCGACCAGCCAAACGCCACAACAGGTGATCGAGGTGTTTAGCGACTACTATTCGCGCTATAACGCCAACATTCACCGAGGGCTGCACACGCTGGCCGATGAAGCGACAGCCGCTTTTGAAACCACACGTCATCGTGTCAAAGCGTTTCTCAATGCTGAAGATGCTCGCCAAATCATTTTCACGCGGGGTACTACCGAGGCCATCAATCTCGTCGCGCAGAGCTGGGGGCGCAGCTCACTCGGCGCGGGTGACGAGGTATTGATCTCGATGCTGGAGCACCACTCTAACATCGTGCCTTGGCAGCTGTTGGCAGCCGAGCGAGGGGTCACCATCAAGGTGATTCCGGTCGATGCTCGCGGTTCGCTCGATATGCAGGCGTACCGTGAGCTGTTGAACGAGCGCACCAAGCTAGTGGCCGTGAATCATGTCTCCAATGCACTGGGCACGATCAACCCGGTGAAAGAGATGGCGGCATTGGCGCATCAGCACGGCGCATTGATCCTGGTCGATGGCGCCCAGGCCACGCCGCATCAGCAGGTCGATGTTCAGGAGATAGACGCCGATTTCTACGCTTTCTCAGGTCATAAAGTATACGGCCCCACGGGCGTAGGCGTGCTTTACGGCAAGCAGGCGCTACTAGAGGCCATGCCGCCTTGGCAGGGTGGTGGTGAGATGATTAGCACCGTCTCTTTCGATGTTGGCACTACCTTTGCCGATATTCCTCATAAATTCGAAGCGGGCACGCCCGCCATTGCCGAGGTCGTGGCACTAGGGCGCGCCTTGGAGTGGATGGAAGGCGTCGGTGTCGACGCGATTAGTGCTTGGGAAACGGTATTGCTGGACCATGCGACTCAGGCCGTCAACCAGATCGACGGCCTGCGTATCCTGGGAACCGCGCCCCATAAAGCGGGTGTTCTCTCCTTTGTGGTCGAGGGTGCGCATGCCCAGGACATTGGCCTGCTTATCGACCAGTTAGGCGTCGCGATTCGCACTGGACACCACTGTGCTCAGCCGCTGCTTCACCATTTTGGTGTCGAGGCAACCTGTCGTGCCTCGTTTGCGGCGTATAATACGCTCGACGAAGTGGATATCTTCGTGGCAGCGCTCAACCGCGTGATTGGGATGGTACGTTAAGGACTGCTATGGATATCGAGCAAGTGGCCAGCCTCGAACGAGGCCAACAACTACCGCTGCAACGAGATGTCGACGCTATCGCCATTCCGTTTGGCAAAACGGAGACGCTGGCGGAAGATAGTGTCGTCAGCGTCATGCAAGCCAAAGGCAGCTCGGTCAGTGTCGGGTTCGAAGGGCGTTTATACTTGATCGAAGGACGTCATTTGGACGCGCTGGGGCTAGAGCCGCTCCCACGGCCGACGCTCCCTGAGAGCGCTAGCGATGAAGAGATCGAGCAGTTCGTGTGGGATCAGTTGCGCACCTGTTTCGATCCCGAAATACCGGTCAACATCGTTGATCTAGGGTTGGTATATGGCTGCCGAATCGAGCGCTTGATCAGCGGCGAGCGTATGGTGACTATCCGTATGACGTTGACCGCGCCAGGGTGTGGAATGGGGGACGTGATTGCCGCCGATGCGCGCAACAAAATCCTGGGAGCGCCGCAAATCAACAAGGTGCATACCGAGATCGTCTTCAGCCCGCCCTGGAGTCGTGACATGATGAGCGACGAAGCCAAGCTAGAGCTCGGCATGTTCTAACCCCTGTTGGGGAGCTGGATGCACAGCCTGTTATTACGTTGGATGAAGCGTTTGCTAATGTCGCTAGGAGCCTTGTTGCTGCTGGCGACATTGCTGTTTATAGCCGGTAATTTGTGGGTGCTCGCGAGCACCACACGCTATATCGACGGCCACTGGGCGCAGTGTCGTCCGACCGATGTGGCGATTGTGTTTGGCACCTCTCACTGGACGCGCAGTGGTCTGCGCAACCCTCACTTTCATGCCCGCATGCGAACCTCAGCGCGCCTTGTGGCTGACCAACGTGTGAAGCATCTGCTGATCTCCGGGGACAATCGCACCCAGGCGTATAACGAGCCGCGCGCAATGTGGCGAGACCTGTATCGCCGAGGGGTGTCCGCGGAGCAGCTGACGATGGATTTCGCTGGCTTTAGCACCTACGACACGATGGTGCGTGCGCGAGATGTGTTTCAGTTGGATGAGGCGCTATTGGTCACTCAGAGCTGGCATTTGCCTCGGGCCATCTTTATTGGTCGAGCGCTAGGCATGGACGTGACGGGCTGCATCGCAGAGGAGCAACCCGCAGCAGACGAGTGGCGGCTGAGGATGCGCGAGTGGGTCGCACGCATTGCCACGTTGGGAGACCTATACCTCTGGGGGAGGGAGCCTTACTTTCTTGGTCCCGCTGAGCCGATCGATCTACAGCCGGAGAGTAGTAGTGCGACTGAAAGCAGCAAACCGGCACTCGAAACGACCGTTAATAGCGATGCTGCTCTACTGTTATTGCAGACGCAGGAGGATGAAAGGGGGATAGAGCCGAGTGCCGAGGAGTACTTAACCCCTAATGCCCGATACTAGCGCCGGGCTTTGCGTTTTTGCAGGCTATACAGCTCCCGGATAAGCTTTCGGCAACCCTGCATGCACTCGTCCACGACCGGCTCGATGGGATCGGGCAGAGGGTGAGTGAATAGCGTTGAAAGGGCCTGCATGAGTACACGCTCTTGTTCCAACAGCTCATTGATCAATACTTGGCTATCGTTGCCCACGAAACTCTTCAAACGGCTCCACAGCCACAGAAAATCGTCCCGCTCGACATCCGCATCCCGTGGCAGCATTTTCAGGTGAGCACGGGCAAGCTCCTGCAACGTGCGCATTTGTTGGAGTCGCTCAGTATAGTGCGGCTTCAGTGCATCGCGCAGCGAGGGGCGCAGGCGTTCGATATTGTCCTGGAAATAATCAATGCTATCGGCCAGCGCTTCCAGCACGCTGTCCATCGCCACTTGGCGATTGTCGAGAAACATGAGCGTCTACCTCCTTCGGTGAC includes:
- the sufT gene encoding putative Fe-S cluster assembly protein SufT — encoded protein: MDIEQVASLERGQQLPLQRDVDAIAIPFGKTETLAEDSVVSVMQAKGSSVSVGFEGRLYLIEGRHLDALGLEPLPRPTLPESASDEEIEQFVWDQLRTCFDPEIPVNIVDLGLVYGCRIERLISGERMVTIRMTLTAPGCGMGDVIAADARNKILGAPQINKVHTEIVFSPPWSRDMMSDEAKLELGMF
- the sufB gene encoding Fe-S cluster assembly protein SufB codes for the protein MASEEMEQLVRREYKDGFVTDIESDTLPPGLDENTIAFISKKKGEPEWMLEWRLDAYRQWLKMEEPSWAHLDYPPIDYQEISYFSAPKRPEDRPQSLDEVDPKLLETYEKLGIPLHERAALAGVAVDAVFDSVSVATTFKKELAEAGVIFCSISEAIRDYPDLIKQYLGTVVPVADNYFAALNSAVFTDGSFVFVPKGVKCPMELSTYFRINAANTGQFERTLIICEDRAEVSYLEGCTAPMRDENQLHAAVVELVALDDAYIKYSTVQNWYPGDEEGKGGIYNFVTKRGDCRGERSRISWTQVETGSAITWKYPSCVLRGKDSIGEFYSVAVTNGRQQADTGTKMIHIGEGTRSYIVAKGISAGKSDQSYRGLVKIGPRAKGARNFTQCDSLLIGDKCGAHTFPYQEIGNSTATIEHEATTSKIGEDQLFYCQSRGISEEDAVSMIVNGFCKDVFQELPMEFAVEAEALLNVTLEGAVG
- a CDS encoding SUF system Fe-S cluster assembly regulator; protein product: MLKLSRLTDYAAVVMAQIARHPQASHAAADLADAVQLPHPTVSKTLKMLVKAGLLESQRGVQGGYRLARPASHITAADIISAIEGPVAMTECSQAEGECDLVATCGVADNWQRVSLAIRTLLESVTLAHLADTTPIKLPVQLPIQSISLSAASA
- the sufC gene encoding Fe-S cluster assembly ATPase SufC, producing MLQVNDLHVTVEGKEILKGLTLTINAGEVHAIMGPNGAGKSTLSAVIAGKDGYEVTQGSITFEGQDVLEMEIEERAQAGLLLGFQYPVEIPGVKNIYLLKSALNAQRAARGEGEMPAPEFMKLVKEKLGFMKMDASFLQRAVNEGFSGGEKKRNEILQMLVLQPKLAMLDEIDSGLDIDAMKVVADGVNSLRAEERAILLVTHYQRLLDYIVPDKVHVLVDGRIVKTGDAELAKELEANGYEGIEESVA
- a CDS encoding SanA/YdcF family protein translates to MHSLLLRWMKRLLMSLGALLLLATLLFIAGNLWVLASTTRYIDGHWAQCRPTDVAIVFGTSHWTRSGLRNPHFHARMRTSARLVADQRVKHLLISGDNRTQAYNEPRAMWRDLYRRGVSAEQLTMDFAGFSTYDTMVRARDVFQLDEALLVTQSWHLPRAIFIGRALGMDVTGCIAEEQPAADEWRLRMREWVARIATLGDLYLWGREPYFLGPAEPIDLQPESSSATESSKPALETTVNSDAALLLLQTQEDERGIEPSAEEYLTPNARY
- the sufD gene encoding Fe-S cluster assembly protein SufD; the encoded protein is MSDTQTFLDTLAARSQQRAGEPTWIAARRQAGAARFEAMGFPTRRDEEWKYTDVRAIAQGNFALAENAEFSQAQAAALTLPLDAYRLTFVDGVFSAALSDLDALRDSVQVMPLSKALTDNHEAVGGPLGRLTGVDFSSFAALNTAFMEEGAVVRIAPGTVVEKPILLQFLSRAGTPVMSHPRILVEAAGRSEATLIEHYVGEADATNFTNVVAELMLDRGAILNHYKLQEAPLGDLHVASIHVEQNRDSRYTSHNLNLGGALVRNDLISDLNGQGAETNFYGLFFGQGRQHVDNHTKVNHNAPLTFSNENYKGILDDRAHGVFNGKVYVKRDSQKIEGFQSNQNLLLSDRAQIDAKPELEIYADDVKCSHGTTTGQLDEDAIYALRTRGIDEATARGLLTLAFAGEVLEQVALDAVAERVELAVAGKLPERFNLAGLVEAAAALND
- a CDS encoding cysteine desulfurase; translated protein: MPHSVIEKPMAGSTAAYDVEALRGDFPILNREVHGKPLVYLDNAATSQTPQQVIEVFSDYYSRYNANIHRGLHTLADEATAAFETTRHRVKAFLNAEDARQIIFTRGTTEAINLVAQSWGRSSLGAGDEVLISMLEHHSNIVPWQLLAAERGVTIKVIPVDARGSLDMQAYRELLNERTKLVAVNHVSNALGTINPVKEMAALAHQHGALILVDGAQATPHQQVDVQEIDADFYAFSGHKVYGPTGVGVLYGKQALLEAMPPWQGGGEMISTVSFDVGTTFADIPHKFEAGTPAIAEVVALGRALEWMEGVGVDAISAWETVLLDHATQAVNQIDGLRILGTAPHKAGVLSFVVEGAHAQDIGLLIDQLGVAIRTGHHCAQPLLHHFGVEATCRASFAAYNTLDEVDIFVAALNRVIGMVR